From a single Brassica oleracea var. oleracea cultivar TO1000 chromosome C5, BOL, whole genome shotgun sequence genomic region:
- the LOC106292276 gene encoding uncharacterized protein LOC106292276, with translation MALAIITSARKLRSYFQSHTIEVLSNQPLRTVMQNTNQSGRLTKWAVELSEHDIMYKNLTAAKSQVLADFLIELTPELEQDLVLPSLNWILHVHGSSTNKGSGAGVQLQSTTGELIRQSFSFDFPASNNEAEYEALIVGLRLAKAVNSLETTTSEDAYLNLVKGLTHVKGLTQDFEFFELTKVPRGENVCADALAALGSKLHDQVKRTIPIHRIEKPSISPPTEQFAIAASVTDAMVIDEGEPRATEGLLEDWRTEFIAYLSDGTLPTEKWEARRRTQCALCRHGWNTPSMDCNQRTP, from the exons ATGGCCCTCGCTATCATCACTTCGGCAAGAAAACTCAGATCTTATTTCCAATCGCACACTATCGAGGTGCTCTCCAACCAGCCCCTCAGGACGGTAATGCAAAATACCAACCAATCAGGAAGGCTAACAAAGTGGGCAGTCGAGCTTAGCGAGCACGACATCATGTACAAAAACCTCACAGCGGCTAAGTCGCAAGTCCTTGCTGACTTCCTGATCGAGCTAACGCCGGAGTTAGAACAAGATCTTGTGCTGCCAAGTCTGAACTGGATACTGCACGTACATGGGTCATCTACGAACAAAGGCTCAGGGGCAGGCGTACAACTCCAGTCAACAACAGGCGAACTAATCCGACAGTCGTTCAGTTTTGATTTTCCGGCATCCAACAACGAAGCCGAATACGAGGCTCTCATCGTAGGCCTTCGTCTCGCCAAAGCA GTCAATTCCTTGGAGACTACGACGTCAGAAGATGCTTACTTAAACCTCGTCAAAGGTCTTACACATGTCAAAGGTCTTACACAAGATTTCGAGTTCTTCGAGCTAACGAAAGTCCCTCGCGGAGAGAACGTATGTGCGGACGCACTCGCAGCCCTTGGGAGCAAACTACACGACCAGGTGAAAAGAACAATCCCAATACATAGGATTGAAAAGCCAAGCATCAGCCCACCGACGGAACAATTTGCCATTGCAGCATCTGTTACCGATGCCATGGTAATCGATGAAGGGGAACCTCGCGCAACGGAAGGGCTACTCGAAGATTGGCGAACGGAATTCATCGCTTACCTTTCCGACGGAACACTACCTACAGAGAAATGGGAAGCAAGGCGAAGGACGCAGTGCGCATTATGTCGTCATGGATGGAACACTCCATCGATGGACTGCAACCAAAGAACTCCTTAG
- the LOC106296183 gene encoding nuclear transcription factor Y subunit B-3-like, which produces MADSDNDSGGHKDGGGASSREQDRFLPIANVSRIMKKALPGNAKISKDAKETVQECVSEFISFVTGEASDKCQREKRKTINGDDLLWAMTTLGFEDYVEPLKVYLQKYRELEGERMTTGRQGDKEGGGGGGNGSSGGSGGGMYGGIVTMGHHHQGHVYGGSGIN; this is translated from the coding sequence ATGGCGGATTCCGACAACGATTCAGGCGGCCACAAGGACGGAGGCGGCGCGTCGTCGCGTGAGCAGGATAGGTTTCTGCCGATCGCGAACGTGAGCCGGATCATGAAGAAAGCATTGCCGGGGAACGCGAAGATCTCCAAGGACGCGAAGGAGACCGTGCAGGAGTGCGTATCGGAGTTCATCAGCTTCGTCACCGGCGAGGCGTCCGACAAGTGTCAGAGAGAGAAGAGGAAGACGATCAACGGCGACGATCTTCTCTGGGCGATGACGACGCTAGGGTTCGAGGATTACGTGGAGCCGTTGAAGGTCTACCTGCAGAAGTACAGGGAGTTGGAAGGGGAGAGGATGACGACGGGGAGACAGGGGGATAAGGAAGGTGGCGGCGGCGGAGGAAATGGAAGCTCCGGGGGATCCGGAGGAGGGATGTACGGTGGGATTGTGACGATGGGGCATCATCATCAAGGACACGTGTACGGTGGAAGTGGGATAAATTAG
- the LOC106344144 gene encoding TSA1-like protein isoform X3: protein MGTKFLALCLSLCLILSSFYKVSCQDEGTTGLNLDLIEREYQASLQGNEGGDQISGQKNSTVTDNNTISLSLSEESVETTKDSADTSSQLGVVTDEVNKPSSMLDHIELEFQAQINELKQAGSDGINKNDESKDDQELAAQRKKMLEEIEREFEAAAAGFEQFKIDDSTQGEDDEQSAMRKSMLEEIERDFEAATKGLEQLKADDLTGVNDAEHAARRQKMLEEIEREFEEATKGLEELRHSTSSTDDESLSARRQSMLDEIERDFEAATSGLKQLKINAYTVEDDDKEQAARRQSMLDAIEREFEAVTESFKQIDDLADNKDEGDESAMRQSMLDEIEREFEAATSSLKKLNLDDFTEGDDSAHNARRNSMLEAIEREFEAATKGLEELKASDSTQGNDDDEHSARRKSMLDAIEREFEAATRGLAEIKNHEEQAETQGNSMLEEIEREFEAAAASAKAAEKDSAKNPPTISIVQKTGGFDSLLKPADGVCGCFNKDKEGLKADTDSSINLAEILAEKSKSQDSETSSLTTSLTNLVHTHRKETTSKVSTVLGSSVTSTTSESSATSETLESLKQTLKKLRGLTARDLVHHPNFDEIIEAGTRYEVLSSASIGYISLLAKYKTVIKEGLEASQRVHLARTRAKLLKETAVEKQRAVDAEFALAKSLAQGGDALSIKIFAIKKLLVKLEAEKVSVDLKFKSTETNLGRLLKEASQAYEEYHAAVRKAKDEQAAEEFALETTKRAEHIWVEFLSSLN from the exons ATGGGAACCAAGTTCTTAGCTCTGTGTTTGTCTCTGTGTCTCATCCTCTCAAGCTTTTATAAAGTTTCTTGCCAG GATGAAGGAACTACAGGTTTGAATTTAGATCTGATTGAGCGTGAATATCAAG CTTCTCTCCAAGGCAACGAAGGAGGAGACCAGATCAGTGGTCAGAAAAACAGTACAGTGACTGATAACAACACAATATCTCTGTCTCTATCAGAAGAATCTGTGGAAACTACTAAAGATTCTGCTGATACCTCGTCTCAG TTAGGAGTTGTTACTGATGAAGTCAATAAACCTTCGAGTATGTTGGACCATATCGAACTTGAGTTCCAAG CACAAATCAATGAACTTAAACAAGCTGGATCTGATGGTATCAACAAAAATGATGAATCTAAGGATGATCAAGAACTAG CTGCTCAGAGGAAGAAAATGTTGGAAGAGATTGAACGCGAATTTGAAG CTGCTGCTGCTGGATTTGAACAATTCAAGATTGATGATTCCACTCAAGGAGAAGATGATGAACAAT CTGCAATGAGAAAGAGCATGCTAGAAGAGATTGAACGCGATTTTGAAG CTGCTACAAAAGGTCTTGAACAACTAAAGGCTGATGATCTAACCGGAGTCAACGACGCAGAACACG CTGCAAGGAGACAGAAGATGTTGGAAGAGATTGAAAGAGAGTTTGAAG AAGCTACAAAAGGTCTTGAAGAACTAAGGCATTCAACCTCAAGCACAGATGATGAATCTCTCT CTGCAAGGAGACAAAGTATGCTAGATGAGATCGAACGTGACTTTGAAG CTGCTACAAGTGGTCTTAAACAGCTTAAGATTAATGCTTACACTGTCGAAGATGATGACAAAGAACAAG CTGCCAGGAGACAAAGTATGCTAGATGCAATTGAGCGTGAGTTCGAAG CCGTTACAGAAAGTTTTAAGCAGATTGATGATCTTGCTGATAACAAAGATGAGGGAGACGAAT CTGCAATGAGGCAAAGCATGTTGGATGAGATTGAGCGTGAATTCGAAG CTGCTACAAGTAGTCTTAAGAAACTAAACCTTGATGATTTCACTGAAGGAGATGACAGTGCACATA ATGCAAGGAGAAATAGCATGCTTGAAGCTATCGAACGCGAGTTTGAAG CTGCTACAAAAGGTCTTGAAGAGCTAAAGGCTAGTGATTCAACCCAAGGCAATGATGATGATGAACACT CTGCAAGGAGAAAGAGTATGCTTGATGCTATTGAACGCGAGTTTGAAG CTGCCACAAGAGGCCTTGCAGAGATCAAGAATCATGAAGAACAAG CTGAAACTCAGGGAAACAGTATGTTGGAAGAAATAGAACGCGAATTTGAAG CAGCTGCGGCAAGTGCAAAGGCTGCTGAAAAAGACT CTGCAAAGAATCCACCAACCATAAGTATAGTGCAGAAAACTG GTGGGTTTGACAGTCTTCTAAAGCCTGCAG ATGGTGTCTGTGGTTGTTTCAACAAAGACAAAGAGGGTCTTAAGGCAGACACAGATTCTTCCATTAACCTAGCAGAGATACTCGCTGAAAAATCAAAATCCCAG GACTCAGAGACCTCTAGCCTCACCACATCACTGACCAATCTTGTCCACACCCATAGAAAAGAAACAACCTCAAAGGTAAGCACAGTCCTTGGCTCATCAGTTACTTCCACAACAAGCGAATCATCCGCTACATCAGAAACCCTAGAGAGCTTAAAGCAAACCCTAAAGAAGCTACGCGGTCTAACCGCACGTGACCTAGTACACCACCCGAACTTCGACGAGATTATAGAAGCCGGTACACGTTACGAGGTACTCAGCTCAGCTTCCATTGGTTACATCTCTTTACTAGCCAAATACAAAACCGTCATCAAAGAAGGACTCGAGGCTTCTCAGAGAGTCCACCTCGCTCGAACCCGCGCCAAACTTCTCAAAGAAACCGCCGTGGAGAAGCAGAGAGCCGTGGACGCGGAGTTCGCGCTCGCTAAGAGTCTTGCTCAGGGAGGAGACGCGCTGTCCATCAAAATCTTCGCCATCAAGAAACTGTTGGTTAAGCTTGAAGCGGAGAAAGTGAGCGTTGATCTGAAGTTTAAGTCGACGGAGACTAATCTAGGGCGACTTCTTAAGGAGGCTTCTCAGGCTTATGAAGAGTATCATGCGGCTGTGCGTAAGGCAAAAGACGAGCAAGCTGCTGAGGAGTTCGCTCTTGAGACGACTAAGAGAGCAGAACATATTTGGGTTGAGTTTCTTAGTTCACTTAACTGA
- the LOC106344144 gene encoding TSA1-like protein isoform X1, with protein MGTKFLALCLSLCLILSSFYKVSCQDEGTTGLNLDLIEREYQASLQGNEGGDQISGQKNSTVTDNNTISLSLSEESVETTKDSADTSSQLGVVTDEVNKPSSMLDHIELEFQAQINELKQAGSDGINKNDESKDDQELAAQRKKMLEEIEREFEAAAAGFEQFKIDDSTQGEDDEQSAMRKSMLEEIERDFEAATKGLEQLKADDLTGVNDAEHAARRQKMLEEIEREFEEATKGLEELRHSTSSTDDESLSARRQSMLDEIERDFEAATSGLKQLKINAYTVEDDDKEQAARRQSMLDAIEREFEAVTESFKQIDDLADNKDEGDESAMRQSMLDEIEREFEAATSSLKKLNLDDFTEGDDSAHNARRNSMLEAIEREFEAATKGLEELKASDSTQGNDDDEHSARRKSMLDAIEREFEAATRGLAEIKNHEEQAETQGNSMLEEIEREFEAAAASAKAAEKDSAAKNPPTISIVQKTGGFDSLLKPADGVCGCFNKDKEGLKADTDSSINLAEILAEKSKSQDSETSSLTTSLTNLVHTHRKETTSKVSTVLGSSVTSTTSESSATSETLESLKQTLKKLRGLTARDLVHHPNFDEIIEAGTRYEVLSSASIGYISLLAKYKTVIKEGLEASQRVHLARTRAKLLKETAVEKQRAVDAEFALAKSLAQGGDALSIKIFAIKKLLVKLEAEKVSVDLKFKSTETNLGRLLKEASQAYEEYHAAVRKAKDEQAAEEFALETTKRAEHIWVEFLSSLN; from the exons ATGGGAACCAAGTTCTTAGCTCTGTGTTTGTCTCTGTGTCTCATCCTCTCAAGCTTTTATAAAGTTTCTTGCCAG GATGAAGGAACTACAGGTTTGAATTTAGATCTGATTGAGCGTGAATATCAAG CTTCTCTCCAAGGCAACGAAGGAGGAGACCAGATCAGTGGTCAGAAAAACAGTACAGTGACTGATAACAACACAATATCTCTGTCTCTATCAGAAGAATCTGTGGAAACTACTAAAGATTCTGCTGATACCTCGTCTCAG TTAGGAGTTGTTACTGATGAAGTCAATAAACCTTCGAGTATGTTGGACCATATCGAACTTGAGTTCCAAG CACAAATCAATGAACTTAAACAAGCTGGATCTGATGGTATCAACAAAAATGATGAATCTAAGGATGATCAAGAACTAG CTGCTCAGAGGAAGAAAATGTTGGAAGAGATTGAACGCGAATTTGAAG CTGCTGCTGCTGGATTTGAACAATTCAAGATTGATGATTCCACTCAAGGAGAAGATGATGAACAAT CTGCAATGAGAAAGAGCATGCTAGAAGAGATTGAACGCGATTTTGAAG CTGCTACAAAAGGTCTTGAACAACTAAAGGCTGATGATCTAACCGGAGTCAACGACGCAGAACACG CTGCAAGGAGACAGAAGATGTTGGAAGAGATTGAAAGAGAGTTTGAAG AAGCTACAAAAGGTCTTGAAGAACTAAGGCATTCAACCTCAAGCACAGATGATGAATCTCTCT CTGCAAGGAGACAAAGTATGCTAGATGAGATCGAACGTGACTTTGAAG CTGCTACAAGTGGTCTTAAACAGCTTAAGATTAATGCTTACACTGTCGAAGATGATGACAAAGAACAAG CTGCCAGGAGACAAAGTATGCTAGATGCAATTGAGCGTGAGTTCGAAG CCGTTACAGAAAGTTTTAAGCAGATTGATGATCTTGCTGATAACAAAGATGAGGGAGACGAAT CTGCAATGAGGCAAAGCATGTTGGATGAGATTGAGCGTGAATTCGAAG CTGCTACAAGTAGTCTTAAGAAACTAAACCTTGATGATTTCACTGAAGGAGATGACAGTGCACATA ATGCAAGGAGAAATAGCATGCTTGAAGCTATCGAACGCGAGTTTGAAG CTGCTACAAAAGGTCTTGAAGAGCTAAAGGCTAGTGATTCAACCCAAGGCAATGATGATGATGAACACT CTGCAAGGAGAAAGAGTATGCTTGATGCTATTGAACGCGAGTTTGAAG CTGCCACAAGAGGCCTTGCAGAGATCAAGAATCATGAAGAACAAG CTGAAACTCAGGGAAACAGTATGTTGGAAGAAATAGAACGCGAATTTGAAG CAGCTGCGGCAAGTGCAAAGGCTGCTGAAAAAGACT CAGCTGCAAAGAATCCACCAACCATAAGTATAGTGCAGAAAACTG GTGGGTTTGACAGTCTTCTAAAGCCTGCAG ATGGTGTCTGTGGTTGTTTCAACAAAGACAAAGAGGGTCTTAAGGCAGACACAGATTCTTCCATTAACCTAGCAGAGATACTCGCTGAAAAATCAAAATCCCAG GACTCAGAGACCTCTAGCCTCACCACATCACTGACCAATCTTGTCCACACCCATAGAAAAGAAACAACCTCAAAGGTAAGCACAGTCCTTGGCTCATCAGTTACTTCCACAACAAGCGAATCATCCGCTACATCAGAAACCCTAGAGAGCTTAAAGCAAACCCTAAAGAAGCTACGCGGTCTAACCGCACGTGACCTAGTACACCACCCGAACTTCGACGAGATTATAGAAGCCGGTACACGTTACGAGGTACTCAGCTCAGCTTCCATTGGTTACATCTCTTTACTAGCCAAATACAAAACCGTCATCAAAGAAGGACTCGAGGCTTCTCAGAGAGTCCACCTCGCTCGAACCCGCGCCAAACTTCTCAAAGAAACCGCCGTGGAGAAGCAGAGAGCCGTGGACGCGGAGTTCGCGCTCGCTAAGAGTCTTGCTCAGGGAGGAGACGCGCTGTCCATCAAAATCTTCGCCATCAAGAAACTGTTGGTTAAGCTTGAAGCGGAGAAAGTGAGCGTTGATCTGAAGTTTAAGTCGACGGAGACTAATCTAGGGCGACTTCTTAAGGAGGCTTCTCAGGCTTATGAAGAGTATCATGCGGCTGTGCGTAAGGCAAAAGACGAGCAAGCTGCTGAGGAGTTCGCTCTTGAGACGACTAAGAGAGCAGAACATATTTGGGTTGAGTTTCTTAGTTCACTTAACTGA
- the LOC106344144 gene encoding TSA1-like protein isoform X4, with translation MGTKFLALCLSLCLILSSFYKVSCQDEGTTGLNLDLIEREYQASLQGNEGGDQISGQKNSTVTDNNTISLSLSEESVETTKDSADTSSQLGVVTDEVNKPSSMLDHIELEFQAQINELKQAGSDGINKNDESKDDQELAAQRKKMLEEIEREFEAAAAGFEQFKIDDSTQGEDDEQSAMRKSMLEEIERDFEAATKGLEQLKADDLTGVNDAEHAARRQKMLEEIEREFEEATKGLEELRHSTSSTDDESLSARRQSMLDEIERDFEAATSGLKQLKINAYTVEDDDKEQAARRQSMLDAIEREFEAVTESFKQIDDLADNKDEGDESAMRQSMLDEIEREFEAATSSLKKLNLDDFTEGDDSAHNARRNSMLEAIEREFEAATRGLAEIKNHEEQAETQGNSMLEEIEREFEAAAASAKAAEKDSAAKNPPTISIVQKTGGFDSLLKPADGVCGCFNKDKEGLKADTDSSINLAEILAEKSKSQDSETSSLTTSLTNLVHTHRKETTSKVSTVLGSSVTSTTSESSATSETLESLKQTLKKLRGLTARDLVHHPNFDEIIEAGTRYEVLSSASIGYISLLAKYKTVIKEGLEASQRVHLARTRAKLLKETAVEKQRAVDAEFALAKSLAQGGDALSIKIFAIKKLLVKLEAEKVSVDLKFKSTETNLGRLLKEASQAYEEYHAAVRKAKDEQAAEEFALETTKRAEHIWVEFLSSLN, from the exons ATGGGAACCAAGTTCTTAGCTCTGTGTTTGTCTCTGTGTCTCATCCTCTCAAGCTTTTATAAAGTTTCTTGCCAG GATGAAGGAACTACAGGTTTGAATTTAGATCTGATTGAGCGTGAATATCAAG CTTCTCTCCAAGGCAACGAAGGAGGAGACCAGATCAGTGGTCAGAAAAACAGTACAGTGACTGATAACAACACAATATCTCTGTCTCTATCAGAAGAATCTGTGGAAACTACTAAAGATTCTGCTGATACCTCGTCTCAG TTAGGAGTTGTTACTGATGAAGTCAATAAACCTTCGAGTATGTTGGACCATATCGAACTTGAGTTCCAAG CACAAATCAATGAACTTAAACAAGCTGGATCTGATGGTATCAACAAAAATGATGAATCTAAGGATGATCAAGAACTAG CTGCTCAGAGGAAGAAAATGTTGGAAGAGATTGAACGCGAATTTGAAG CTGCTGCTGCTGGATTTGAACAATTCAAGATTGATGATTCCACTCAAGGAGAAGATGATGAACAAT CTGCAATGAGAAAGAGCATGCTAGAAGAGATTGAACGCGATTTTGAAG CTGCTACAAAAGGTCTTGAACAACTAAAGGCTGATGATCTAACCGGAGTCAACGACGCAGAACACG CTGCAAGGAGACAGAAGATGTTGGAAGAGATTGAAAGAGAGTTTGAAG AAGCTACAAAAGGTCTTGAAGAACTAAGGCATTCAACCTCAAGCACAGATGATGAATCTCTCT CTGCAAGGAGACAAAGTATGCTAGATGAGATCGAACGTGACTTTGAAG CTGCTACAAGTGGTCTTAAACAGCTTAAGATTAATGCTTACACTGTCGAAGATGATGACAAAGAACAAG CTGCCAGGAGACAAAGTATGCTAGATGCAATTGAGCGTGAGTTCGAAG CCGTTACAGAAAGTTTTAAGCAGATTGATGATCTTGCTGATAACAAAGATGAGGGAGACGAAT CTGCAATGAGGCAAAGCATGTTGGATGAGATTGAGCGTGAATTCGAAG CTGCTACAAGTAGTCTTAAGAAACTAAACCTTGATGATTTCACTGAAGGAGATGACAGTGCACATA ATGCAAGGAGAAATAGCATGCTTGAAGCTATCGAACGCGAGTTTGAAG CTGCCACAAGAGGCCTTGCAGAGATCAAGAATCATGAAGAACAAG CTGAAACTCAGGGAAACAGTATGTTGGAAGAAATAGAACGCGAATTTGAAG CAGCTGCGGCAAGTGCAAAGGCTGCTGAAAAAGACT CAGCTGCAAAGAATCCACCAACCATAAGTATAGTGCAGAAAACTG GTGGGTTTGACAGTCTTCTAAAGCCTGCAG ATGGTGTCTGTGGTTGTTTCAACAAAGACAAAGAGGGTCTTAAGGCAGACACAGATTCTTCCATTAACCTAGCAGAGATACTCGCTGAAAAATCAAAATCCCAG GACTCAGAGACCTCTAGCCTCACCACATCACTGACCAATCTTGTCCACACCCATAGAAAAGAAACAACCTCAAAGGTAAGCACAGTCCTTGGCTCATCAGTTACTTCCACAACAAGCGAATCATCCGCTACATCAGAAACCCTAGAGAGCTTAAAGCAAACCCTAAAGAAGCTACGCGGTCTAACCGCACGTGACCTAGTACACCACCCGAACTTCGACGAGATTATAGAAGCCGGTACACGTTACGAGGTACTCAGCTCAGCTTCCATTGGTTACATCTCTTTACTAGCCAAATACAAAACCGTCATCAAAGAAGGACTCGAGGCTTCTCAGAGAGTCCACCTCGCTCGAACCCGCGCCAAACTTCTCAAAGAAACCGCCGTGGAGAAGCAGAGAGCCGTGGACGCGGAGTTCGCGCTCGCTAAGAGTCTTGCTCAGGGAGGAGACGCGCTGTCCATCAAAATCTTCGCCATCAAGAAACTGTTGGTTAAGCTTGAAGCGGAGAAAGTGAGCGTTGATCTGAAGTTTAAGTCGACGGAGACTAATCTAGGGCGACTTCTTAAGGAGGCTTCTCAGGCTTATGAAGAGTATCATGCGGCTGTGCGTAAGGCAAAAGACGAGCAAGCTGCTGAGGAGTTCGCTCTTGAGACGACTAAGAGAGCAGAACATATTTGGGTTGAGTTTCTTAGTTCACTTAACTGA
- the LOC106344144 gene encoding TSA1-like protein isoform X2: protein MGTKFLALCLSLCLILSSFYKVSCQDEGTTGLNLDLIEREYQASLQGNEGGDQISGQKNSTVTDNNTISLSLSEESVETTKDSADTSSQLGVVTDEVNKPSSMLDHIELEFQAQINELKQAGSDGINKNDESKDDQELAAQRKKMLEEIEREFEAAAAGFEQFKIDDSTQGEDDEQSAMRKSMLEEIERDFEAATKGLEQLKADDLTGVNDAEHAARRQKMLEEIEREFEEATKGLEELRHSTSSTDDESLSARRQSMLDEIERDFEAATSGLKQLKINAYTVEDDDKEQAARRQSMLDAIEREFEAVTESFKQIDDLADNKDEGDESAMRQSMLDEIEREFEAATSSLKKLNLDDFTEGDDSAHNARRNSMLEAIEREFEAATKGLEELKASDSTQGNDDDEHSARRKSMLDAIEREFEAATRGLAEIKNHEEQAETQGNSMLEEIEREFEAAASAKAAEKDSAAKNPPTISIVQKTGGFDSLLKPADGVCGCFNKDKEGLKADTDSSINLAEILAEKSKSQDSETSSLTTSLTNLVHTHRKETTSKVSTVLGSSVTSTTSESSATSETLESLKQTLKKLRGLTARDLVHHPNFDEIIEAGTRYEVLSSASIGYISLLAKYKTVIKEGLEASQRVHLARTRAKLLKETAVEKQRAVDAEFALAKSLAQGGDALSIKIFAIKKLLVKLEAEKVSVDLKFKSTETNLGRLLKEASQAYEEYHAAVRKAKDEQAAEEFALETTKRAEHIWVEFLSSLN from the exons ATGGGAACCAAGTTCTTAGCTCTGTGTTTGTCTCTGTGTCTCATCCTCTCAAGCTTTTATAAAGTTTCTTGCCAG GATGAAGGAACTACAGGTTTGAATTTAGATCTGATTGAGCGTGAATATCAAG CTTCTCTCCAAGGCAACGAAGGAGGAGACCAGATCAGTGGTCAGAAAAACAGTACAGTGACTGATAACAACACAATATCTCTGTCTCTATCAGAAGAATCTGTGGAAACTACTAAAGATTCTGCTGATACCTCGTCTCAG TTAGGAGTTGTTACTGATGAAGTCAATAAACCTTCGAGTATGTTGGACCATATCGAACTTGAGTTCCAAG CACAAATCAATGAACTTAAACAAGCTGGATCTGATGGTATCAACAAAAATGATGAATCTAAGGATGATCAAGAACTAG CTGCTCAGAGGAAGAAAATGTTGGAAGAGATTGAACGCGAATTTGAAG CTGCTGCTGCTGGATTTGAACAATTCAAGATTGATGATTCCACTCAAGGAGAAGATGATGAACAAT CTGCAATGAGAAAGAGCATGCTAGAAGAGATTGAACGCGATTTTGAAG CTGCTACAAAAGGTCTTGAACAACTAAAGGCTGATGATCTAACCGGAGTCAACGACGCAGAACACG CTGCAAGGAGACAGAAGATGTTGGAAGAGATTGAAAGAGAGTTTGAAG AAGCTACAAAAGGTCTTGAAGAACTAAGGCATTCAACCTCAAGCACAGATGATGAATCTCTCT CTGCAAGGAGACAAAGTATGCTAGATGAGATCGAACGTGACTTTGAAG CTGCTACAAGTGGTCTTAAACAGCTTAAGATTAATGCTTACACTGTCGAAGATGATGACAAAGAACAAG CTGCCAGGAGACAAAGTATGCTAGATGCAATTGAGCGTGAGTTCGAAG CCGTTACAGAAAGTTTTAAGCAGATTGATGATCTTGCTGATAACAAAGATGAGGGAGACGAAT CTGCAATGAGGCAAAGCATGTTGGATGAGATTGAGCGTGAATTCGAAG CTGCTACAAGTAGTCTTAAGAAACTAAACCTTGATGATTTCACTGAAGGAGATGACAGTGCACATA ATGCAAGGAGAAATAGCATGCTTGAAGCTATCGAACGCGAGTTTGAAG CTGCTACAAAAGGTCTTGAAGAGCTAAAGGCTAGTGATTCAACCCAAGGCAATGATGATGATGAACACT CTGCAAGGAGAAAGAGTATGCTTGATGCTATTGAACGCGAGTTTGAAG CTGCCACAAGAGGCCTTGCAGAGATCAAGAATCATGAAGAACAAG CTGAAACTCAGGGAAACAGTATGTTGGAAGAAATAGAACGCGAATTTGAAG CTGCGGCAAGTGCAAAGGCTGCTGAAAAAGACT CAGCTGCAAAGAATCCACCAACCATAAGTATAGTGCAGAAAACTG GTGGGTTTGACAGTCTTCTAAAGCCTGCAG ATGGTGTCTGTGGTTGTTTCAACAAAGACAAAGAGGGTCTTAAGGCAGACACAGATTCTTCCATTAACCTAGCAGAGATACTCGCTGAAAAATCAAAATCCCAG GACTCAGAGACCTCTAGCCTCACCACATCACTGACCAATCTTGTCCACACCCATAGAAAAGAAACAACCTCAAAGGTAAGCACAGTCCTTGGCTCATCAGTTACTTCCACAACAAGCGAATCATCCGCTACATCAGAAACCCTAGAGAGCTTAAAGCAAACCCTAAAGAAGCTACGCGGTCTAACCGCACGTGACCTAGTACACCACCCGAACTTCGACGAGATTATAGAAGCCGGTACACGTTACGAGGTACTCAGCTCAGCTTCCATTGGTTACATCTCTTTACTAGCCAAATACAAAACCGTCATCAAAGAAGGACTCGAGGCTTCTCAGAGAGTCCACCTCGCTCGAACCCGCGCCAAACTTCTCAAAGAAACCGCCGTGGAGAAGCAGAGAGCCGTGGACGCGGAGTTCGCGCTCGCTAAGAGTCTTGCTCAGGGAGGAGACGCGCTGTCCATCAAAATCTTCGCCATCAAGAAACTGTTGGTTAAGCTTGAAGCGGAGAAAGTGAGCGTTGATCTGAAGTTTAAGTCGACGGAGACTAATCTAGGGCGACTTCTTAAGGAGGCTTCTCAGGCTTATGAAGAGTATCATGCGGCTGTGCGTAAGGCAAAAGACGAGCAAGCTGCTGAGGAGTTCGCTCTTGAGACGACTAAGAGAGCAGAACATATTTGGGTTGAGTTTCTTAGTTCACTTAACTGA